The following coding sequences lie in one Actinomyces capricornis genomic window:
- a CDS encoding ArsR/SmtB family transcription factor: MRASIIYRLTESPADVSELVELLGVSQPLVSHHLRLLRETHLVEAVRDGRRNLYSLIDDHVASIFLDALGHMKEHDHDCHH, from the coding sequence ATGAGGGCGAGCATCATCTACCGCCTGACCGAGTCACCCGCGGATGTCAGCGAGCTCGTCGAGCTTCTCGGCGTCTCCCAGCCACTGGTGTCCCACCACCTGCGCCTGCTGCGTGAGACCCATCTGGTCGAGGCCGTCAGGGACGGCAGGCGGAACCTCTACTCCCTCATCGACGACCACGTCGCATCGATCTTCCTCGATGCACTCGGACATATGAAGGAGCACGACCATGACTGCCACCACTGA
- a CDS encoding L-threonylcarbamoyladenylate synthase translates to MSRYIELHPDNPQTRLVAKVVDALRDGGLVAYPTDSGYALACAPGNKEGLDRIRTIRQLDVKHNFTFICADFAQAGPLAIVGNNAFRLIKRLTPGPWTFILKGTKEVPRMTLNPKKHTLGVRIPDHAITQALVAQFGEPLLSSTLIRPGSTEPETDGWQIQDTLGHLLDVVIEGPVGQARSTTVVDLTDDVPEVLREGAGDVSLL, encoded by the coding sequence ATGTCGCGCTACATCGAGCTGCACCCGGACAACCCGCAGACCCGCCTGGTGGCCAAGGTCGTCGATGCCCTCAGGGACGGCGGTCTGGTGGCCTATCCGACCGATTCCGGCTACGCCCTGGCCTGCGCCCCTGGCAATAAGGAGGGCCTGGACCGGATCCGCACCATCCGCCAGTTGGACGTCAAGCACAACTTCACCTTCATCTGCGCCGACTTCGCCCAGGCCGGTCCGCTGGCGATCGTGGGCAACAACGCCTTCCGGCTCATCAAGCGCCTGACCCCGGGCCCGTGGACCTTCATCCTCAAGGGCACCAAGGAGGTGCCGCGCATGACCCTCAACCCCAAGAAGCACACCCTGGGCGTGCGCATCCCCGACCATGCCATCACCCAGGCCCTGGTGGCCCAGTTCGGTGAGCCGCTGCTGTCCTCCACGCTCATCCGCCCCGGAAGCACCGAGCCGGAGACCGATGGCTGGCAGATCCAGGACACCCTGGGCCATCTGCTCGACGTGGTCATCGAGGGGCCGGTGGGCCAGGCCCGCTCCACCACGGTGGTCGACCTGACC
- the aspS gene encoding aspartate--tRNA ligase produces MLRTRTAGSLRSEDIGTTVTLTGWVDRRRDHGGVAFIDLRDASGIAQVVIREEVAHDLRAEYVLRVIGEVAARPQGNANPSLPTGEIEVVATDVEILNPAAPLPFQVSDHAEDAGQVGEEARLKYRYLDLRRSPMQRAIRLRSQVSAAARRVLEAHDFVEIETPTLTRSTPEGARDFLVPARLAPGSWYALPQSPQLFKQLLMVAGMERYYQIARCYRDEDFRADRQPEFTQLDVEMSFVEQDDVIAVAEDVLREVWALIDYELPTPIPRMTYAEAMEKYGTDKPDLRFALELVDLTDYFANTSFRVFQSPHVGAVVMPGGASQSRRTFDAWQEWAKQRGAKGLAYVTVGEDGELGGPVAKNISEAERAGLARAAGAQPGDCIFFAAGTIEAARALLGAARLEIGRRCGLIDEDQWSFVWVVDAPLFKASAEARAEGDVALGASAWTAVHHAFTSPKPECLETFDTDPGSALAYAYDIVCNGNEIGGGSIRIHRADIQERVFKVMGISQAEAQEKFGFLLEAFSFGAPPHGGIAFGWDRIVSLLTRADSIRDVIAFPKSGGGYDPLTDAPAPITPEQRKEAGVDAEPA; encoded by the coding sequence GTGCTGCGAACCCGCACAGCAGGCTCCCTGCGCTCCGAGGACATCGGCACCACTGTCACGCTGACGGGGTGGGTGGACCGGCGCCGCGATCACGGGGGCGTGGCCTTCATCGATCTGCGCGACGCCTCGGGCATCGCCCAGGTGGTCATCCGCGAGGAGGTCGCCCACGACCTGCGCGCCGAGTACGTCCTGAGGGTCATCGGCGAGGTCGCCGCCCGCCCGCAGGGCAATGCCAACCCCAGCCTGCCCACCGGGGAGATCGAGGTCGTGGCCACTGACGTGGAGATCCTCAACCCCGCCGCCCCGCTTCCCTTCCAGGTCTCCGACCACGCCGAGGACGCCGGCCAGGTGGGGGAGGAGGCCCGCCTGAAATACCGCTACCTGGACCTGCGCCGCTCGCCCATGCAGCGGGCCATCCGCCTGCGCTCCCAGGTCTCGGCGGCGGCACGCCGCGTCCTGGAGGCCCACGACTTCGTGGAGATCGAGACCCCCACCCTGACCCGCTCCACCCCGGAGGGCGCCCGCGACTTCCTCGTGCCCGCGCGCCTGGCCCCCGGCTCCTGGTACGCCCTTCCCCAGAGCCCCCAGCTGTTCAAGCAGCTGCTCATGGTGGCGGGCATGGAGCGCTACTACCAGATCGCCCGCTGCTACCGCGATGAGGACTTCCGGGCCGACCGTCAGCCCGAGTTCACCCAGTTGGATGTGGAGATGAGCTTCGTCGAGCAGGACGACGTCATCGCCGTGGCCGAGGACGTGCTGCGCGAGGTCTGGGCGCTCATCGACTACGAGCTGCCCACCCCGATCCCGCGGATGACCTACGCCGAGGCCATGGAGAAGTACGGCACGGACAAGCCCGACCTGCGCTTCGCTCTGGAGCTGGTCGACCTCACCGACTACTTCGCCAACACCTCCTTCCGGGTCTTCCAGAGCCCCCACGTGGGAGCCGTGGTCATGCCCGGGGGCGCCTCGCAGTCGCGGCGCACCTTCGACGCCTGGCAGGAGTGGGCCAAGCAGCGTGGCGCCAAGGGCCTGGCCTACGTGACCGTCGGTGAGGACGGCGAGCTGGGCGGGCCCGTGGCCAAGAACATCTCCGAGGCCGAGCGCGCCGGGCTGGCCCGGGCCGCCGGCGCCCAGCCGGGGGACTGCATCTTCTTCGCCGCCGGCACCATCGAGGCGGCCCGCGCCCTGCTGGGGGCCGCCCGCCTGGAGATCGGCAGGCGCTGCGGGCTCATCGACGAGGACCAGTGGTCCTTCGTGTGGGTGGTGGACGCCCCCCTGTTCAAGGCCTCCGCGGAGGCCCGGGCGGAGGGCGACGTCGCCCTGGGCGCCTCGGCGTGGACGGCGGTCCACCACGCCTTCACCTCGCCCAAGCCCGAGTGCCTGGAGACCTTCGACACCGACCCGGGCAGCGCCCTGGCCTACGCCTACGACATCGTGTGCAACGGCAATGAGATCGGCGGCGGCTCCATCCGTATCCACCGCGCCGACATCCAGGAGCGGGTCTTCAAGGTCATGGGCATCAGCCAGGCCGAGGCCCAGGAGAAGTTCGGCTTCCTGCTCGAGGCCTTCAGCTTCGGGGCCCCGCCGCACGGCGGCATCGCCTTCGGCTGGGACCGCATCGTGTCCCTGCTGACCAGGGCCGACTCGATCCGCGACGTCATCGCCTTCCCCAAGTCCGGTGGCGGCTACGACCCGCTGACCGACGCCCCCGCCCCCATCACGCCCGAGCAGCGCAAGGAGGCCGGCGTCGACGCCGAGCCCGCCTGA
- a CDS encoding glycerophosphodiester phosphodiesterase family protein — MQAAGEQRRIYAHRGLSALAPENTLAAVRLAVERGATWAEVDVDVIRDGTVIVLHDSTLDRTTDRSGRYDDLVAADLSGIDAGSWFSPDFAGEPLPTLPRLLEIATATGLGLNLELKSNEAGGSRSLLLVERVAAELEARGMGERVLVSSFNHLLLYLFKQRLPQVPVACLYGRPGPYGDWRSTMELTGAEHIHLEDAGLTREMVQLARGAGYGVGVWTVNSRGRANELFNWGATAVFSDNAHEMLDLAR; from the coding sequence GTGCAGGCAGCAGGCGAGCAGCGCCGCATCTACGCGCATCGGGGCCTGAGCGCCCTGGCCCCGGAGAACACCCTGGCCGCGGTGCGCCTGGCCGTGGAGCGCGGGGCCACCTGGGCCGAGGTCGATGTCGATGTGATCCGCGACGGCACGGTCATCGTCCTGCACGACTCCACCCTGGATCGCACCACTGATCGCTCCGGTCGCTACGACGATCTCGTGGCGGCGGATCTGTCGGGGATCGATGCCGGATCCTGGTTCTCCCCGGACTTCGCCGGTGAGCCGCTGCCCACCCTTCCCCGGCTGCTGGAGATCGCCACCGCAACGGGGCTGGGCCTGAATCTGGAGCTGAAGTCCAATGAGGCGGGCGGCTCGCGCAGTCTGCTGCTGGTGGAGCGGGTCGCCGCCGAGCTCGAGGCCCGGGGCATGGGCGAGCGGGTGCTGGTCTCCTCCTTCAACCACCTCCTGCTCTACCTGTTCAAGCAGCGCCTCCCGCAGGTGCCGGTGGCCTGCCTCTACGGCCGGCCGGGCCCCTACGGGGACTGGCGCTCGACCATGGAGCTCACCGGCGCGGAGCACATCCATCTGGAGGATGCGGGCCTGACCCGTGAGATGGTCCAACTGGCGCGCGGTGCCGGCTACGGAGTGGGCGTGTGGACGGTCAACTCCCGGGGGCGGGCCAACGAGCTGTTCAACTGGGGCGCCACCGCCGTCTTCTCCGATAATGCCCACGAGATGCTCGACCTGGCGCGGTAG
- a CDS encoding DEAD/DEAH box helicase: MSTSNEPLSLDALFAAEASRGQDEVVPPPTAEPGAASSPDSPGSPQDFATPPSSETPGDPEDVEHEDEEDDVERNLPEADPEGPEGSEQEDDGTEMDEEEVDGHAPFIDDEPAAPETGTGIEDGGESPQESGTTFADLGLPADLLRAVTDMGYVTPTAIQKEAIPVLLAGRDVVGVAQTGTGKTAAFGLPLLDAVDARDPEVQALVLAPTRELALQSAEAITDMASRSRGLDVVAVYGGAPYGPQIGALKSGAQVVVGTPGRVIDLIDKGVLALDQVRYFVLDEADEMLRMGFADDVETIAQSLPAERRTALFSATMPPAIQAVARQHLHEPVQVEVSRPSSTVATVHQTYAVVPFRHKIGAVSRVLAVTDAQAAIVFVRTKSTAEDVAIELAGRGIQAAAISGDVPQRERERLVERLRAGTLDVLVATDVAARGLDVDRIGLVVNFDVPREAEAYVHRIGRTGRAGRSGEAVTFLTPKEKSKLRQIERLTGTRLEEITLPSPADVSEHRAAKLLSRAAARHERGRLGMYLPLVQATATDLGIEAEDLAATLLALAVGDEGPQRRQDGEERRRPRREENLDSEGTFVSASFEGSRHDRKRGERPEGKRGASRGGRREDEGPGTVYRVEVGHRDRVQPGAIVGALANEGGISGSDIGKIDILQSFSLVTIHTDLSPEQLDMMGRATFGGRELRIRPDQGPGHGWSGPQDRGERRAGPRRDGERGDRGERGGRWDRDERGGRRWQDRRERGDRGGRWDRDERGGRRWEDRGGRGGRDVRGGDARGGYRSGRDDRGSGRFGGNRGGGYRGNRDAR, translated from the coding sequence ATGAGCACCAGCAACGAGCCCTTGAGTCTTGACGCCCTCTTCGCCGCGGAGGCCTCCCGCGGGCAGGACGAGGTCGTCCCACCCCCCACCGCCGAGCCCGGAGCGGCCTCCTCGCCGGATTCCCCCGGCTCACCCCAGGACTTCGCCACTCCCCCCTCCTCGGAGACCCCCGGCGATCCTGAGGACGTCGAGCACGAGGACGAGGAGGACGACGTCGAGCGCAACCTTCCCGAGGCCGACCCCGAGGGCCCCGAGGGCAGCGAGCAGGAGGACGACGGCACTGAGATGGATGAGGAGGAGGTCGACGGCCACGCCCCCTTCATCGACGACGAGCCCGCCGCCCCCGAGACGGGCACCGGCATCGAGGACGGCGGCGAGTCGCCGCAGGAGTCCGGCACCACTTTCGCCGACCTCGGCCTGCCCGCGGACCTGCTGCGCGCCGTGACCGACATGGGCTACGTCACGCCCACCGCCATCCAGAAGGAGGCCATCCCGGTGCTCCTGGCCGGTCGCGACGTCGTGGGCGTGGCCCAGACCGGCACCGGCAAGACCGCCGCCTTCGGACTGCCCCTGCTCGACGCCGTCGACGCCCGCGACCCCGAGGTCCAGGCCCTGGTCCTGGCCCCCACCCGCGAGCTGGCCCTGCAGAGCGCCGAGGCGATCACCGACATGGCCTCGCGCTCACGCGGCCTGGACGTGGTGGCCGTCTACGGCGGCGCCCCCTACGGCCCCCAGATCGGCGCGCTCAAGAGCGGCGCCCAGGTCGTGGTCGGCACGCCGGGCCGGGTCATCGACCTCATCGACAAGGGCGTCCTGGCCCTGGACCAGGTGCGCTACTTCGTCCTGGACGAGGCCGACGAGATGCTGCGCATGGGCTTCGCCGACGACGTGGAGACCATCGCGCAGTCCCTGCCCGCTGAGCGCCGCACCGCCCTGTTCTCGGCCACGATGCCCCCCGCCATCCAGGCGGTGGCACGCCAGCACCTCCACGAGCCGGTCCAGGTCGAGGTCTCGCGACCCTCCTCCACCGTGGCCACGGTCCACCAGACCTATGCCGTGGTGCCCTTCCGCCACAAGATCGGTGCGGTCTCCCGCGTCCTGGCGGTCACCGACGCCCAGGCCGCCATTGTCTTCGTGCGCACCAAGTCCACCGCGGAGGATGTGGCCATCGAGCTGGCCGGCCGCGGCATCCAGGCCGCCGCCATCTCCGGGGACGTGCCCCAGCGCGAGCGCGAGCGCCTGGTCGAGCGCCTGCGCGCCGGCACCCTGGACGTCCTGGTGGCCACCGATGTGGCCGCGCGAGGCCTGGATGTGGACCGCATCGGCCTGGTGGTCAACTTCGACGTGCCGCGGGAGGCCGAGGCCTACGTCCACCGCATCGGGCGCACCGGCAGGGCCGGGCGCAGCGGTGAGGCCGTGACCTTCCTGACCCCCAAGGAGAAGAGCAAGCTCCGCCAGATCGAGCGCCTCACCGGCACCCGCCTGGAGGAGATCACCCTGCCCTCCCCCGCCGACGTCTCGGAGCACCGCGCCGCCAAGCTCCTGAGCCGCGCCGCCGCCCGCCACGAGCGCGGCAGGCTGGGCATGTACCTGCCCCTGGTGCAGGCCACCGCCACGGACCTGGGCATTGAGGCCGAGGATCTCGCGGCCACGCTCCTGGCCCTGGCGGTGGGCGATGAGGGCCCCCAGCGCCGTCAGGACGGTGAGGAGCGCCGGCGCCCTCGCCGCGAGGAGAACCTGGACTCCGAGGGCACCTTCGTCTCGGCGTCCTTCGAGGGCAGCCGTCATGACCGCAAGCGCGGCGAGCGCCCCGAGGGCAAGCGCGGGGCCTCGCGCGGCGGGCGACGTGAGGACGAGGGGCCTGGCACCGTCTACCGGGTCGAGGTCGGCCACCGCGACCGCGTCCAGCCCGGGGCGATCGTGGGCGCCCTGGCCAATGAGGGCGGCATCAGCGGCTCGGATATCGGCAAGATCGACATCCTCCAGTCCTTCTCCCTGGTGACCATCCACACCGATCTGAGCCCCGAGCAGCTCGACATGATGGGTCGGGCGACCTTCGGCGGCCGCGAGCTGCGCATCCGCCCCGACCAGGGTCCCGGGCACGGCTGGTCCGGCCCCCAGGACCGTGGCGAGCGCCGCGCGGGGCCCCGCCGCGACGGCGAGCGCGGGGACCGCGGTGAGCGCGGCGGACGCTGGGACCGGGACGAGCGCGGCGGACGCCGCTGGCAGGACCGGCGCGAGCGCGGGGACCGCGGCGGGCGCTGGGACCGGGATGAGCGCGGCGGACGCCGCTGGGAGGACCGGGGCGGACGCGGTGGACGCGACGTCCGCGGCGGCGACGCCCGGGGCGGGTACCGCTCGGGACGCGACGACCGCGGCTCGGGCCGCTTCGGCGGCAACCGCGGCGGCGGCTACCGCGGCAACCGCGACGCCCGCTGA
- a CDS encoding DNA-directed RNA polymerase II, producing MREVLLARIASVIASVSRAPRSGRDLAAVCLIALVPLLILSAEGAPARADTSTGPSTSGTASTVSPSTVAVGGTLMFTVSGFPRGATVQILIDDGALAASPEASAIVATISIEEDGTASGSFELPDYVGLGSHWLRFRVSAGQDVPTSTVRTADYTNKSPYFTVAGVTVIGGAETIPTPTPQPDPTPPPMANTVGGSGTGTRPEAPAALQRSAAADAFPAVGHSILALSALLVLLSIVVVVNRRRLAQLKRSQGAMAQRGLHA from the coding sequence ATGCGGGAAGTACTCCTGGCGAGGATCGCCTCGGTGATCGCTTCGGTGAGCCGTGCGCCCCGCAGCGGGCGCGATCTGGCCGCGGTGTGCCTCATCGCCCTGGTCCCGCTGCTCATCCTGTCCGCGGAGGGCGCCCCCGCCCGGGCCGATACGTCCACCGGGCCCTCCACCAGCGGCACCGCCTCCACCGTCAGCCCCTCCACCGTGGCCGTGGGAGGCACCCTCATGTTCACCGTGTCGGGCTTCCCGCGCGGCGCCACGGTCCAGATCCTCATCGACGACGGAGCCCTGGCCGCCTCCCCGGAGGCCTCCGCCATCGTGGCCACGATCAGCATCGAGGAGGACGGCACCGCCTCGGGCTCCTTCGAGTTGCCGGACTACGTGGGGCTGGGCTCGCACTGGCTGCGCTTCCGCGTGTCGGCGGGGCAGGACGTCCCCACCTCCACCGTGCGCACCGCCGATTACACCAACAAGAGCCCCTACTTCACCGTGGCGGGCGTGACCGTCATCGGCGGGGCCGAGACCATTCCCACACCCACCCCGCAGCCGGACCCCACCCCACCACCCATGGCCAACACGGTCGGTGGCTCCGGGACGGGCACGCGGCCCGAGGCTCCCGCCGCCCTGCAGCGCAGCGCGGCCGCGGACGCCTTTCCCGCCGTGGGCCACTCCATCCTGGCCCTCAGCGCGCTCCTGGTGCTGCTGTCCATCGTCGTCGTGGTCAACCGGCGCCGCCTGGCCCAGCTGAAGCGGAGCCAGGGGGCGATGGCGCAGCGCGGGCTGCACGCCTGA
- a CDS encoding serine/threonine-protein kinase, producing MTAPPPPTLSPSEVPPVPGVRLEGVLGRGGFATVYAGEQLSLARPVAVKIDSRMLHDERNRRRFHREMSAASRVSGHPHAVSLIDAGVLRDGRPYLVMERCDGGSLVDLLRQGPLTPAHAVRIIEAVCGALGAAHRAGVLHRDIKPGNILIDAYGAPRLGDFGIAAIEREDRAASVTLDTLTPEFAPPEAFTLSAPAASGDVWSMGAVLFSLVTGRSPRTSRDGGAMSLSEIVSTLHAPVDTSDPRIPGPLRLVLDRAMHPDPAQRHRDGTELAQALAALRGGLDSSAAAGREDVLLAAASASQHLAEPPSAAPPPDRWSPTGPAGPGAKRSASRSTAMSTQATAGVLILGTIVGSVVIAAGILGIRTLLHSQQASVTTSAAPTSTPPPAPATATAQDPAGTAAQAVGEAVPEEAPTPGAPTGALPAPARVDEQGIPVSESMPWPVGTCLNHSDSPLGGTTVQQADCARAQWVVFAGGDMDPASSATSVARALEEDPQVQAICTAAYAERYGLDLGTSHEISTVGPSQEEWAAGQRGFSCVYGRI from the coding sequence ATGACCGCGCCCCCGCCACCCACCCTCTCGCCGTCCGAGGTGCCACCGGTACCCGGGGTGCGCCTGGAAGGGGTCCTGGGGCGAGGCGGCTTCGCCACCGTCTACGCCGGGGAGCAGCTCTCCCTGGCGCGTCCGGTCGCGGTCAAGATCGACTCGCGCATGCTGCACGACGAGCGCAACCGGCGGCGCTTCCACCGCGAGATGAGCGCGGCCAGCCGCGTCAGCGGCCACCCCCACGCCGTCTCCCTCATCGACGCCGGGGTACTGCGCGACGGGCGCCCCTACCTGGTCATGGAGCGCTGTGACGGTGGCTCACTGGTCGACCTGCTCAGGCAGGGCCCGCTCACCCCGGCCCACGCCGTGCGCATCATCGAGGCGGTCTGCGGCGCCCTGGGCGCGGCGCATCGTGCAGGCGTCCTGCACCGGGACATCAAGCCGGGGAACATCCTCATCGACGCCTACGGCGCTCCCCGGCTGGGAGACTTCGGCATCGCAGCCATCGAGCGCGAGGACCGCGCCGCCTCGGTCACCCTGGATACGCTGACCCCCGAGTTCGCCCCGCCCGAGGCCTTCACCCTCAGCGCCCCGGCCGCCAGTGGGGACGTGTGGTCCATGGGCGCGGTCCTGTTCAGCCTCGTCACCGGGCGCTCGCCGCGCACCAGCAGGGACGGCGGAGCAATGAGCCTGTCGGAGATCGTCAGCACTCTGCACGCCCCCGTGGACACCTCCGACCCCCGTATCCCCGGCCCGCTGCGCCTGGTGCTGGATCGCGCCATGCACCCCGACCCCGCGCAGCGCCATCGCGATGGCACCGAGCTGGCCCAGGCGCTGGCCGCACTCCGGGGCGGGCTGGACTCCAGCGCCGCCGCAGGCCGGGAGGACGTGCTCCTGGCAGCGGCCTCCGCCTCCCAGCACCTCGCAGAGCCTCCAAGCGCCGCACCGCCGCCCGACCGGTGGTCGCCCACGGGCCCGGCAGGCCCCGGGGCGAAGCGTTCCGCCTCCCGCTCCACGGCCATGAGCACCCAGGCCACCGCGGGTGTCCTCATCCTGGGGACCATCGTCGGGAGCGTCGTCATCGCCGCCGGCATCCTCGGGATCCGCACGCTGCTGCACAGCCAGCAGGCCTCAGTGACCACCTCCGCCGCGCCAACCAGCACCCCGCCCCCGGCCCCGGCCACAGCCACGGCCCAGGATCCCGCCGGCACGGCGGCCCAGGCCGTCGGGGAGGCGGTCCCGGAGGAGGCGCCCACCCCCGGTGCGCCCACCGGGGCCCTGCCCGCCCCGGCCCGGGTCGACGAGCAGGGCATCCCCGTCTCGGAGTCCATGCCCTGGCCCGTGGGCACCTGCCTCAACCACAGCGATTCACCACTGGGCGGCACCACCGTCCAGCAGGCGGACTGCGCCCGGGCCCAGTGGGTCGTCTTCGCCGGCGGCGACATGGACCCGGCGTCGTCGGCCACCAGCGTCGCCCGGGCCCTGGAGGAGGACCCGCAGGTCCAGGCGATCTGCACCGCCGCCTACGCCGAGCGCTACGGGCTGGACCTGGGCACCAGCCACGAGATCAGCACGGTGGGGCCCAGCCAGGAGGAGTGGGCCGCAGGGCAGCGCGGCTTCTCCTGCGTCTACGGACGCATCTGA